The Bos mutus isolate GX-2022 chromosome 7, NWIPB_WYAK_1.1, whole genome shotgun sequence genome window below encodes:
- the LOC102282761 gene encoding olfactory receptor 2M4, whose translation MVWRNQTFNLDFILLGIFDYRPTHIFLFSLVLGIFTVAFMGNTLMVLLIYLDTQLHTPMYLLLSQLSLMDLMLISTTVPKMAFNYLSGRKSISLAGCGIQIFFYVSLLGAECFLLAVMAYDRYVAICHPLRYTILMNQKFCVFMTVASWILGSLDGIIVLVAALSFPYCSSLEIHHFFCDVAALLPLSCTDTSEFENLLFICCVVMLVLPVSVIIGSYSRVLQAVIGMDSKESRCKAFTICSSHLSVVGLYYGAAMFMYMRPASNHTPDQDKVVSAFYTILTPMLNPLIYSLRNKEVSKGFQKLLRKGKLILYSIFECPL comes from the coding sequence ATGGTTTGGAGAAACCAGACCTTCAACTTGGACTTCATCCTGTTAGGAATCTTTGATTATAGACCCACACacatcttccttttctctctggtcTTGGGCATCTTCACAGTGGCCTTCATGGGAAACACTCTCATGGTTCTTCTTATCTACCTGGACACCCAGCTCCACACCCCTATGTACTTGCTCCTTAGCCAATTGTCCCTCATGGACCTCATGCTCATCTCTACTACTGTACCCAAGATGGCCTTCAACTACTTGTCTGGCAGGAAATCCATCTCTCTAGCAGGCTGTGGCATCCAGATATTCTTCTATGTTTCCCTACTTGGAGCTGAATGCTTCCTGTTGGCTGTCATGGCCTATGATCGCTATGTGGCTATATGCCACCCTCTTCGATATACCATCCTGATGAATCAGAAATTCTGTGTCTTcatgactgttgcttcctggatCTTGGGCTCTCTTGATGGGATCATTGTGCTTGTAGCAGCCCTCTCATTCCCTTATTGCAGCTCCCTGGAAATTCATCACTTTTTCTGTGATGTTGCTGCCCTTTTACCTCTATCTTGTACAGACACCTCTGAGTTTgaaaatttgctttttatctgCTGTGTGGTGATGCTGGTCTTACCAGTCTCTGTGATTATTGGTTCCTATTCACGAGTTCTTCAAGCTGTCATCGGCATGGATTCCAAGGAAAGTCGCTGCAAGGCCTTCACCATCTGCTCCTCACATCTGTCTGTGGTTGGACTCTACTATGGAGCTGCCATGTTTATGTATATGAGACCAGCTTCTAATCACACACCAGACCAGGACAAGGTGGTATCAGCCTTTTATACCATCCTCACCCCGATGCTGAACCCTCTCATCTACAGTCTTCGAAACAAAGAGGTATCTAAAGGATTTCAGAAACTGTTGaggaaaggaaaattaattttatacagCATCTTTGAGTGCCCACTGTGA